The Hymenobacter sp. DG01 sequence TCGTGCGGCGGTTACTATGGATACCAGCAGTGCAGCAAGTGCTATCACGACACCAATCTTAGCCCACAGTGTGCTTCGATCAGCAGCCTCCGCACTACGCACTGCCGCATCCGCGCTACGAACAGTTGCTTCAGCGGTAGTTCTGCTTAGTTCCTGTTGCTCTTCTTGGGCCTTGCGCTGGCGTTCTGCTTCTTGTTGTTGTCGAAGGGCATGCTGCTTATATCCCCCTCTTTGGTAAATGTCATTGCCTTTTGGGGTGATTGTTACGGAGCGGCTGATCTTAGCCGAAGCCTTTACCAAACCTTCTGCCTCCATCTGCTTTTGCACCAAGCTTATTTCTGCGTAGGAACAGTTAAGAAGCTTCTCGGCATCCTCCATATAGTATTAGCGTATTGGTACATCTACCCCAGCAATATCTTTCATTCCCTACTATCTTCCTAGGCTATGATCCTTGACCTTTCTGGTATTACCACAGAACATGCACTACACAAGCTCTTCAAAACACATCTCGGCTTTCCTGATTTTTACGGCCATAACTGGGATGCCTTCAGGGACAGCATCCGAGGGCTTGTAGAAATGCCGGATGAGTTAGTGCTGGTGAATTGGCATGCGTATGCCCAAGCCTGCCCCAAGGGTATGGCTATCCTGCAGGAAATCATACAGGACTATCCGCTGGATATGCCCGGCAAGCAAATCATCCTAGCCTAGGTAGTACCTTGCCATAATGCGTTTTATTTCCTTTAACCCCGCAATGCTCGCAGCTGTCCAAGCCGGCCGCAAAACGGTAACCCGCCGGCGCCTCCCTTTGGGCTTGCCAATTCAGCAGGAGCCCAGCCGTTACCAGTACTGTGGTATGGTTAAGGAAGGTGCCCTATTCGAAGATCCGCAGGCTCAGATGATTCCACCGGTTCCATGTCCCTTCGGTCAGCCGGGTGATATACTGCAGGTGCAGGAAGACCCAGCGCTACGCTTGCAGGTAGTCAGCCTTCGGGCTGAGCAGGTCCGCTGCCTTACCGAAGCCGACGCCTTGGCCGAAGGCATTCGCTCATTGGAGCAGGGCGGGCAGATACAATGGGGTGGGGTAGAGACGGATGCGGTAGGGGAATTGCAGTGGTTCAATACGCCGATAGCTGCATTCCAGAACTTACTCGAATCTATATATCCAACTGCCTGGTCGCGCAATGAGTGGATGTGGGTGGTGGAGTTTAGTAGATTGATATAGTTGCAAATAGGATCAACACGGCTGCCCAATAACAGCGAGGCCCCAGCTGTTCCACCAGCCGGGGTTTCAGGAAGGAGGAAGCGGCAACACCTTACTTCTCAGCAGTAATTCAACTTACGAAAGCAGTGGTGACGTTGCTACCGCAACAGCCGCCGCTTCTGCTCTTCAAACTCCTGCTCGCTGAGCACACCCTGCTCACGCAGCTGCTGGAGCTTGCGTAGCTCATCGGCCACGGAGACAGGAGCGCCCGGCTGCTGCACGATGACGGTCGGCTTGGCCGGACGAAGTAGGCGCCAGATGCCGGACAGGATCAGGATCAGCAGTAGGCACATGATGATAAGCACTTCG is a genomic window containing:
- a CDS encoding barstar family protein, translating into MILDLSGITTEHALHKLFKTHLGFPDFYGHNWDAFRDSIRGLVEMPDELVLVNWHAYAQACPKGMAILQEIIQDYPLDMPGKQIILA
- a CDS encoding SHOCT domain-containing protein — encoded protein: MLLSLFLLIGAIGGAEVLIIMCLLLILILSGIWRLLRPAKPTVIVQQPGAPVSVADELRKLQQLREQGVLSEQEFEEQKRRLLR